TTGGTCACGCGCAGGCGGCGGCGCTCGGCCCCGTACTGGGGGGACAAGTGCTCGAGGCTGACGACCCCGTGCGCGATGCTGTGGAGCTGCAGGTCGCTGGCCGCCGACGTGTTGTCGTCGAGCAACAGGACGGTGCACGAGCGGCCGATGAAGAACTGCTTGAGGGCGAGGATCTGGCGCCGGTAGCGGAGGGAGCTCTGGGCCAGGAGCCGCAGTTCGGACAAGGAATCGATGACCACCCGGCGGGGCTTCACCCGCTCGACCTCGGCGAGGACCGCTTTAGTTGTCTGGCCCAGCTCCACATCGGCCGGCTGGAACATGGTGTGCTGGTTGTCCGGCTCGAGCTCGGCCTCGGACGCGACGAGTTCGACGATCTCGATGCCGGCGAGGGACCAACCGTGGGACCGGGCCACGGCGGCGAGTTCGGCCTTCGTCTCGGACAGGGTGACGTAGAGACACGGCTCCTTTTTGCGGACGCCCTCGAACAAGTACTGCAGGGCGAGGGTGGTCTTGCCCGAGCCCGGATTCCCCTCGATCAGGTACAGGCGGTTCGGGGGCAGCCCGCCGCCGAGGATGTCGTCGAAGCCGGTAATGCCGGTGGCGGAAAGGGGTAAGGAATCGGGCGAGTCGTCCATAGGACCGGGATGTTGGAATGCGGCGCTAGTTCCGGCCCGGATAATCTCCCCGGCACCACGCCTAAGTGAGTGAAGTGATTCGGCCGTAATGGCCGGCACCACGTTGATTGATTAGCTTAGCAAGTGGCGTGCCAAGGCCCCATCGCCGCTCAAGGGCTCCCGACGAATTGGTCGGGCCAGCCGCTACCGCGACATTGACCTCGGCGCCAGGCGCACTCAGCACCCTTCCATCTCGTAGTTCGGGGCCAATCTGCCGGAAATACTCCGCACGCCGACGGCGGCCGATACCGGTCTGGTCGTCGCAGATTCCGTCGACGTGGACCTTGAGGCCGGCAATCACCGCGGCCGGAGGTCGCAAGGGGAGTACCCACACAAGCGAAACGGGCACGCTGCGTCCACCCGCTTCTGCTCGAACGTGCCGCGGTGCACCCCGCCGTTTGCGCGCAAGGCCAATAGCAGCAGGCTTCTGCGAATTACTTGAAAATCACGGATGGGAAATTCTGTACCGGGTACGGAAAGGGTGGCATTCTGGGCCAAAACGCGCTATTCTGTAGCGAGTCGCGGTCTTCCACCGGAAGTCTAAAAACCCGATAAAAGCCTTCTAAATTGGCGATTTCGTCACAAGCTTGAGTACGCGAGCACTCACCTTTTAATCCGTTGGTCCTGGGTTCGAGTCCCAGCGGGCGCACTGGTATAAGTCCAACTCGGCGAAGCAGTTAAGCTTACCCATCGGTGTTCGATGGTGCGGCCAGAGTCAGGGGGTAATTCCGTACCCTACGGAAACCCTCCGTTCTACCGCACTTTATGAACAGAACTCCGAAGCTCTGCCACCACAAGGCAGCCCAGCAAGGTTACGTCACCCTCAACGGCAAAGAACACTACCTCGGTTACTGGTCGCGCGACCAGCGGAAGGCTCCACCCGCCGTCCGTGCCGAGTATGACGCCATCATTGCGAGGTGGCTCGCCCACGGTCGGAAACTCCCCGACGCGATCCCCACAACTTCACCCGTGACCGTGAACGGAATTATTCTGCCGTTCGTCGAGTACGCAGAGCAACACCACGCAAAAGGGGACGACGGCCGCAGCTCCGAGGTGGGCAACATCAAATCCGCTCTGAAGGTCGTGAGCGAGTTATTCGGCCGGCTCCCCGCCGCGGAGTTCGGGCCAAAGGCGTTGAAGCATATCCGAGAACGGATGATCGCGCTCGGTTGGTCGCGACCGTATGTCAACCAACAAGTGCGGCGTGTGCGTCGCATGTTCAAGTGGGCGGTGTCGGAGGAGTTGGTTCCCGTCACGGTTCACCAGTCCCTTGCAACCGTAGCCGGACTCGCGAAAGGCCGAACCGAGTCACGGGAAACGAAACCAGTTTCGCCCGTGTTGGACCTTCACGTTGTGACGACCCTGCCCCACCTGACACCGACGCTCCGGGCGATGGTTCTCGTTCACCGGCTGACTGGGTACCGTCCCCAGGACGTCCGGCGGATGCGGGTCGAACAGATCGACCGTTCAACGAAACCGTGGGTGTACCGCCCTCCCACGCACAAAACCACATACCGTGGCGAGTCTCGCACGGTGTTTATTGGCCCGGCCGCGGCCGAAGTGCTGATCCCGTTCCTCAGTGACCGGCAACCCGATGAATTGGTGTTCACACCGGCCCGGTCACGTGCGGAGCGGTATGTGAAGCTGAGGGCGACTCGAAAAACGAAGGTTCAGCCGTCGCAGGTGAGTCGAGCGAAGAACGCCACAGAGAAGAAACTGAAGGTGCCGGAGATGTTCACGGCCGTGGGATACATCCAGGCCGTGCGGAAGGCAGCGAAGAGGGCGGG
This region of Gemmata massiliana genomic DNA includes:
- a CDS encoding tyrosine-type recombinase/integrase, whose protein sequence is MNRTPKLCHHKAAQQGYVTLNGKEHYLGYWSRDQRKAPPAVRAEYDAIIARWLAHGRKLPDAIPTTSPVTVNGIILPFVEYAEQHHAKGDDGRSSEVGNIKSALKVVSELFGRLPAAEFGPKALKHIRERMIALGWSRPYVNQQVRRVRRMFKWAVSEELVPVTVHQSLATVAGLAKGRTESRETKPVSPVLDLHVVTTLPHLTPTLRAMVLVHRLTGYRPQDVRRMRVEQIDRSTKPWVYRPPTHKTTYRGESRTVFIGPAAAEVLIPFLSDRQPDELVFTPARSRAERYVKLRATRKTKVQPSQVSRAKNATEKKLKVPEMFTAVGYIQAVRKAAKRAGVPHWHPNQLRHTFGTEVRSRFGLEAAQVLLGHKQANVTQVYAERDMTLAARVAERMG